From Dermochelys coriacea isolate rDerCor1 chromosome 23, rDerCor1.pri.v4, whole genome shotgun sequence, one genomic window encodes:
- the LOC119846857 gene encoding sushi domain-containing protein 6-like has protein sequence MAKAPGCPRLRQPSCYLPTALFFAALCGSGAVLRRKDCQFPDPSDHTTYRCASLVCKLSLGSGGFKAGSMVQHFCEAGYVLAGHPGVSVCKGGQWSVLKPVVCNPLTGSPVPRSGSVIAVSSIPMVAAASVTVSALLLVAMVCVLVGPKPCSHWCWRWYEPMEESEVRIVDSCPVPLPSYEEAVYGSQAGPMPPTSTTPTPLVLSRGLAPPSEAAEPCWSPEAATPPPSYQESQAAAAGGSGPVWPTAPPAWFLFPGAAKDPCR, from the exons ATGGCAAAGGCTCCGGGATGTCCCAGGCTCCGCCAGCCCTCGTGTTACCTCCCCACGGCTCTGTTCTTCGCGGCACTCTGCGGCTCTGGTGCTGTCCTCCGGAGGAAAG ATTGCCAGTTCCCGGACCCCTCTGATCACACTACCTACAGGTGCGCGTCCTTGGTGTGCAAGCTGTCTCTGGGCAGCGGCGGGTTTAAGGCTGGCTCCATGGTGCAGCATTTCTGCGAAGCCGGCTATGTCCTGGCCGGCCACCCTGGGGTCTCTGTCTGCAAGGGTGGCCAGTGGAGTGTGCTGAAGCCGGTCGTCTGCAACCCCCTGACAG GATCCCCGGTGCCTCGCTCCGGCTCCGTCATCGCTGTCTCCTCCATCCCCATGGTGGCTGCGGCTTCGGTGACGGTGtcagccctgctgctggtggccaTGGTGTGCGTCCTGGTGGGGCCGAAACCCTGCAGCCACTGGTGCTGGAG GTGGTACGAGCCCATGGAGGAGTCCGAGGTGAGAATCGTCGACAGCTGCCCGGTGCCACTCCCGTCCTACGAGGAGGCTGTCTATGGCTCCCAGGCGGGCCCTATGCCACCCACCTCCACCACGCCGACGCCCCTCGTCCTCTCCAGGGGCCTGGCCCCCCCATCGGAAGCAGCCGAGCCCTGTTGGAGTCCAGAGgccgccaccccacccccttcctacCAAGAGAGCCAAGCAGCAGCTGCGGGTGGCTCCGGTCCGGTGTGGCCCACGGCACCCCCTGCCTGGTTCCTGTTCCCTGGGGCTGCAAAGGACCCGTGCAGGTAG
- the NCCRP1 gene encoding F-box only protein 50 gives MASQQLQAQILPLSPGAQPWGWQQQFEGAWELGRRGVPLPKDPDWKALCERKPFERNLLQSPNPEGVNISEPAPHLPPNSPQVPLESLGNFSGWAISTEKLPPQMAGKKPGSEAPRFSWCVKQQRVDLLAEGLWEELLDSYQPNITVMDWYEDSRLAGIVYQLHVWLLAGNGQTPLQEFHHEGPEHGASLEKKNWCHVSHVFHGYGPGARYVHFQHRTLDAETQGGLCRTRATDSSVSVQLRD, from the exons ATGGcgtcccagcagctgcaggcccAGATCTTGCCCCTCTCCCCTGGGGCCCAGCCGTGGGGCTGGCAGCAGCAGTTCGAAGGGGCCTGGGAGCTGGGCCGCAGGGGGGTTCCCCTGCCCAAGGACCCTGACTGGAAAGCCCTGTGCGAGCGCAAGCCCTTCGAGAGGAACCTGCTGCAGAGCCCCAACCCCGAAG GTGTGAACATTTCAGAGCCAGCTCCCCACCTGCCACCCAACAGCCCCCAGGTGCCACTGGAGTCCTTGG GTAATTTCAGCGGCTGGGCCATTAGCACCGAGAAGCTGCCTCCTCAGATGGCTGGCAAGAAGCCCGGCTCTGAGGCTCCGCGCTTCAG CTGGTGCGTGAAACAGCAGCGGGTGGACCTGCTGGCggaggggctgtgggaagagctCCTGGACTCCTACCAGCCGAACATCACCGTCATGGACTG GTACGAGGACAGCCGGCTGGCTGGGATCGTTTACCAGCTGCACGTCTGGCTGCTGGCCGGCAACGGGCAGACGCCCCTGCAGGAATTCCACCACGAGGGCCCCGAGCACGGGGCATCCCTGGAGAAGAAGAACTGGTGCCAT GTTTCCCACGTTTTCCACGGCTATGGGCCGGGAGCGCGCTATGTCCATTTCCAGCACCGGACCTTGGACGCCGAGACGCAGGGCGGGCTCTGCCGCACCAGAGCGACGGACAGCAGCGTCTCCGTGCAGCTGCGGGACTGA
- the SYCN gene encoding syncollin codes for MATAHTLLLLPLLLASAWAQCPAPADLTNANGSKICSQLYTDDSPYYAQCCMGKVLQVQPGDDVPYIPLGWNDKISSLVVAPRCELNVWSRTGKKGYTRKFKSGVVYRLQEIKKGLFRDWDNSISAYYCKCY; via the coding sequence ATGGCCACCGCTCACACCCTGCTCCTCCTTCCTCTGCTCCTGGCCTCGGCCTGGGCCCAGTGCCCGGCCCCGGCAGATCTGACGAACGCCAACGGGAGCAAGATCTGCTCCCAGCTGTACACCGACGACAGCCCCTACTACGCCCAGTGCTGCATGGGCAAAGTGCTGCAGGTGCAGCCCGGCGACGACGTTCCCTACATACCGCTCGGCTGGAACGACAAGATCTCTTCCCTGGTGGTGGCGCCACGATGTGAACTCAACGTCTGGTCCAGGACGGGCAAGAAAGGCTACACCCGCAAGTTCAAAAGCGGGGTGGTATATCGGCTGCAGGAGATCAAGAAGGGGCTCTTTCGGGACTGGGACAACTCCATCTCCGCCTACTACTGCAAGTGCTACTGA